The nucleotide window TGGCGCGTATGGCCGAGCGGGTCGATCGGGAGATCACGCTCGAGGCGCTGGGCGGCGGCGACCGGCGCCACGCGATACGGTGCGTCACCGCGCTGATTGTCGAGTTCTTCCGCGACAATCCCGGCTTCGTCCGCGCCGTCGTCGCCCGCCATCTGGGCGAGAAGGAAGCCTTCTCGCCGTTGAGGCCGCTCGCACAGAAGACCGTCAGCCGCGCCTGGGAGATCTACGGCCGGCTCTGGCCCGAGGAAGCGAACGAGGCGGTGCGCGCCCGTTTCCGCTTCGGCTTCCAGATCGTTCTCTCCACCTGTTCCAACGCGGTGCTGAACCGGCCCGGGCCGATCCTGATCGACGATCCGGTCATGCCGGACATGCTGGCCGACACGGTGCTGGCCGTCATGAACAGCGGGACCCTGCCGATCGACCGGGCCACGATCGCCCCGGTTCCGGCCGGCGGCGGTTCCGGCGAAACCTGAACGCGGCCGGGCCGCGCCCGGCAAGTTCTGACCCTGTTTCGATGACGAAGCGCGTCCTGCGGCGGCAAATCCTGCCGGGGCGCCCGGGCGGCTCGCGGCCGGATGATTCAAGAAAATTTATTCAACACAACGGTTTGGGCCGGATTTCCTCGACTGGCACGGCGGTTGAGTTGTGGGGTCTGCGCCATATCGGCGCTTGTGGGTGAACCGCGGGGCTCATGAAGGCAGCCCGTCTGAACAGGAGAGAGAAATGCTTTCGGTAAACACCAATACGGGCGCGATGCTGGCCTTGCAGCAGCTCAATGCGACCAACAGGGATCTTTCCGAGGTCCAGACCCGGATCAACACCGGCCTGAAGATCGCCGGTCCCAAGGACGATGGCGCCGTCTTCGCCATCGCGCAGAACATGCGCGGCGAGATCGCCGGCTTCGAGGCCGTGAAGACCGCCCTCGACAACGCGGTCAGCGTCATCGATGTGGGTCTGGCCGCCGGCCAGTCCGTTTCGGACCTGCTGATCGAGATGAAGGAGAAGGCCGTCGCGGCTCTCGATCAGTCGCTCGAGACCTCCAGCCGCAACGCGCTGCAGAATGACTTTGCCGCGCTGCGCGACCAGATCGCGACCATCGTCGGCAACGCGGAGTTCAACGGCTTCAACGCCCTGGACGGTTCCGTCAGCTCCATGTCGGTGCTGGCCAATCCGGACGGCGACACCATCACGGTGACGGCGCAGAACATGACCACGGGGACGGCCGGACTGACGCTGAGCGCGCTCAGCCTGTCCACGGCGACGAACGCCGCGGCCGCCCGCTCCGGCATCGATGCGGCGATCGACGCCGCCAACCAGCAGCTCGCGGTGCTCGGCACCCGGGCCAAGACGCTGGATATCCACACCAATTTCGTCGACAAGCTGATCGACAGCCTGAACACCGGCGTGGGCAATCTGGTGGACGCGGACCTGGCCAAGGAAAGCGCCCGATTGCAGGCGCTGCAGATCAAGCAGCAGCTCGGCACCCAGGCGCTTTCGATCGCCAACCAGGCGCCGCAGTCGATCCTCTCGCTGTTCGGCTAGGCCGGCGGCGGAGCACCCACATGATCGGGGCCGGCCTCCGGGCCGGTCCCCCTTCATGTCGCCACCCTACCGCCCGCGATAGGTCTCGACGCCCGGATCGGGCAGCCAGACTCCGGCCGGCGGCTCCCCCGTCTGATAGAAGA belongs to Minwuia thermotolerans and includes:
- a CDS encoding TetR/AcrR family transcriptional regulator, encoding MDRDPYSEGVLPAKQLRSQRRRRAILDAANRLVEGLGYERMKMEDIAAEANSSVGTLYQRFRDKDGLLDALVGERLARMAERVDREITLEALGGGDRRHAIRCVTALIVEFFRDNPGFVRAVVARHLGEKEAFSPLRPLAQKTVSRAWEIYGRLWPEEANEAVRARFRFGFQIVLSTCSNAVLNRPGPILIDDPVMPDMLADTVLAVMNSGTLPIDRATIAPVPAGGGSGET
- a CDS encoding flagellin, giving the protein MLSVNTNTGAMLALQQLNATNRDLSEVQTRINTGLKIAGPKDDGAVFAIAQNMRGEIAGFEAVKTALDNAVSVIDVGLAAGQSVSDLLIEMKEKAVAALDQSLETSSRNALQNDFAALRDQIATIVGNAEFNGFNALDGSVSSMSVLANPDGDTITVTAQNMTTGTAGLTLSALSLSTATNAAAARSGIDAAIDAANQQLAVLGTRAKTLDIHTNFVDKLIDSLNTGVGNLVDADLAKESARLQALQIKQQLGTQALSIANQAPQSILSLFG